In Streptomyces longhuiensis, the following proteins share a genomic window:
- a CDS encoding putative T7SS-secreted protein, which produces MGIGDWADKGLGALEDGWDSGKKALGEGVEWGAHKLGDGLEYVGADWAADKVEDLGDSVASDLGATVDEQQLGETEQADELVHGDPGDIRASASHLKDFHKAFDKVSGGMRTLDSSHWKGRAADAFRKKFAMHPSKWLHAADACDKAGKALDSYADTVKWAQSQAQDAIDLYKKGMAASDKAVEAYNKRVDAYNNALKADNDPGPRPEPFKDPGAADIKHAREKLGEARRQRNEAGATATHAVKAALAHAPAEPPPLDRLKSEVTDGVQATSTELTHVVGGVLKGSAGLLNFVRGLNPEDPYNITHPAAYKQNINLTLAGLLSTATHPDRAAKDAYQSLKKDPSEFFGRMAPEALGSKGLGLAKSGLRAGVEHGMKEAAEAGARRSARHAVGDDAAKGSRSADSVKHDGTDPVDLATGKMFLPQTDLSLPGSLPLVFTRRAESGYRLGRWFGPSWSSTVDQRLEIDSEGVVLVTEDGLLLPYPHPAPGLPTLPTHGPRRPLDRVDEGYTVTDPETGRVWHFSDRSDSLAVLEQIDDRNGNWLIFEYDDQGAPRGILHSGGYHVKVTTEADRVTSLRLAGAAEDGSDQELIRYAYSSDGDLTEVINSSGLPLRFTYDARGRITSWTDTNDRAYTYEYDDQDRCMAEGGSEGHMSLRITYGEPDPATGLRTTTTTTGEGHVRRFLVNEAWQVVADIDPLGAVTRYERDRFNRLLSRTDPLGHTTAFRYDESGHLRSVTRPDGRESSAEFNELGLPTRVMAPDGTVLRQSYDARGNRTSVTGPAGLTTHFAYDETGRLTAVTDPLGNTTTVRCDRSGLPLEVTDALGAVTRYERDAFGRPVTITDAAGAVTRLEWAIEGHLVRRAAPDGTSESWTYDGEGNCTTHTDAMGAVSRFEYTHFDLLAARTGPDGVRYSFDHDAELRLTQVSNPQGLTWTYEYDPAGRLVSETDFDDRTLTYTHDVAGRLLSRTNALGQTTSFERNALGQTTLKDADGRISTFAYDLTDQLAEATGPDGSALTLLRDRFGRLRSETVNGRVLAYSYDELGRRNGRTTPTGATSTWTYDATGRRTQLTASGRNIDFTYDAVGRELARQVGENITLANAFDAMGRLATQSVTSTADVRPIQIQHRAYAYRADGNLIGIDDRLSGPRTFDVDAAGRVTAVHAANWTETYAYDDAGNQTTASWPTDHPGHEATGPRIYTGTRITSAGSVRYEHDALGRVTLRQKRRLSRKPDTWRYEWDAEDRLTSTVTPDGTRWRYTYDPLGRRTAKLRLGDDGETVVERVDFTWDGTTLCEQTTWSRELPDPVTLTWDHEGLRPIAQTERIIPAADASQDEIDSRFFAIVTDLVGTPSELVDEQGEIAWRTRSTLWGTTAWAADSTAYTPLRFPGQYFDPETGLHYNYFRHYDPETARYLSADPLGLTPAPNPSTYVGNPLSGTDRLGLSPDACARKGETLYRGDGRSPDEIRKSGGFISVAPGSNVSLYDHVVNHTASDFISTSRSADAALKFSRPGSYMYEIESPPGGIHVNNELGPLNPTPFEREIAFKGKIPFDRVTRAWKLDEFWELDEELLVYVREN; this is translated from the coding sequence ATGGGAATCGGTGACTGGGCCGACAAGGGCCTGGGCGCCCTGGAAGACGGCTGGGACAGCGGTAAGAAGGCCCTCGGTGAAGGTGTCGAGTGGGGTGCCCACAAGCTCGGGGACGGCCTCGAGTACGTAGGCGCCGACTGGGCCGCCGACAAGGTCGAGGATCTCGGCGACTCCGTCGCCTCCGATCTTGGCGCCACGGTCGACGAACAGCAGCTCGGCGAGACCGAGCAGGCCGACGAACTCGTCCACGGCGACCCCGGGGACATCCGCGCGAGCGCGAGCCACCTGAAGGACTTCCACAAGGCCTTCGACAAGGTCAGCGGCGGGATGCGGACCCTGGACTCCTCTCACTGGAAGGGCCGGGCGGCCGACGCCTTCCGTAAGAAGTTCGCCATGCACCCTTCCAAGTGGCTGCACGCGGCGGACGCCTGCGACAAGGCGGGCAAGGCCCTGGACAGCTACGCGGACACGGTGAAGTGGGCCCAGAGTCAGGCGCAGGACGCCATCGACCTGTACAAGAAGGGCATGGCTGCCTCCGACAAAGCGGTGGAGGCGTACAACAAGCGGGTCGACGCCTACAACAACGCGCTGAAGGCCGACAACGACCCCGGCCCGCGCCCCGAACCGTTCAAGGACCCCGGCGCGGCCGACATCAAGCACGCGCGGGAGAAGCTCGGGGAGGCACGCCGCCAGCGCAACGAGGCAGGCGCGACCGCGACACACGCGGTCAAGGCGGCCCTGGCCCACGCACCGGCCGAGCCACCGCCGCTCGATCGCCTCAAGTCCGAGGTCACGGACGGTGTCCAGGCCACCAGTACGGAACTCACCCACGTCGTGGGCGGCGTGCTCAAGGGGAGCGCGGGCCTGCTCAATTTCGTACGCGGCCTCAACCCGGAGGACCCGTACAACATCACGCACCCGGCCGCGTACAAGCAGAACATCAACCTCACCCTGGCCGGCCTGCTGTCCACCGCCACGCATCCCGACCGTGCGGCGAAGGACGCGTACCAGAGCCTCAAGAAGGACCCTTCCGAGTTCTTCGGCCGGATGGCGCCCGAGGCGCTCGGCAGCAAGGGGCTCGGGCTCGCCAAGAGCGGGCTCCGGGCTGGGGTCGAGCACGGAATGAAGGAGGCCGCCGAGGCAGGGGCGCGGCGTTCGGCGCGGCATGCGGTTGGCGACGACGCCGCCAAGGGCTCACGCTCGGCGGACTCGGTGAAGCACGACGGCACGGACCCGGTCGACCTCGCCACCGGGAAGATGTTCCTGCCCCAGACCGATCTGTCGCTGCCGGGCAGTTTGCCTCTGGTCTTCACCCGTCGTGCGGAATCCGGCTACCGGCTGGGGCGATGGTTCGGCCCCTCCTGGTCCTCGACAGTCGACCAGCGTCTGGAGATCGACTCGGAGGGCGTCGTCCTCGTCACCGAGGACGGTCTGCTGCTTCCCTATCCCCACCCCGCACCGGGCCTGCCAACGCTCCCGACCCACGGCCCGCGCCGGCCACTGGACCGGGTGGACGAGGGGTACACGGTCACCGACCCGGAGACGGGACGTGTGTGGCACTTCTCCGACCGCAGCGACAGCCTGGCCGTCCTGGAACAGATCGACGACCGCAACGGCAACTGGCTGATCTTCGAGTACGACGATCAGGGAGCACCTCGCGGGATCCTCCACAGCGGTGGCTACCACGTGAAGGTGACGACGGAGGCCGACCGGGTCACGTCCCTGCGCCTCGCCGGGGCGGCCGAGGACGGTTCGGACCAGGAGCTGATCCGCTACGCCTATTCCTCCGACGGCGACTTGACCGAAGTCATCAACTCCTCCGGCCTTCCCCTGCGCTTCACGTACGACGCACGAGGGCGGATCACCTCTTGGACGGACACCAACGACCGCGCCTACACGTACGAGTACGACGACCAGGACAGATGCATGGCCGAGGGTGGATCCGAGGGCCACATGAGCCTGCGGATCACGTACGGCGAACCGGACCCGGCGACGGGTCTGCGCACAACGACCACGACGACCGGCGAGGGCCACGTCCGCCGGTTCCTGGTCAATGAGGCCTGGCAGGTCGTCGCGGACATCGACCCACTCGGCGCGGTCACACGCTACGAACGCGACCGGTTCAACCGCCTCCTCTCACGGACCGACCCGCTCGGCCACACCACGGCGTTCCGTTACGACGAGTCAGGACACCTGCGGTCGGTCACCCGCCCCGACGGCCGCGAGTCCAGCGCCGAATTCAACGAACTGGGCCTGCCGACACGGGTGATGGCCCCGGACGGAACGGTCCTTCGCCAGAGTTACGACGCGCGCGGCAACCGAACGTCGGTCACCGGCCCGGCCGGGCTGACCACCCACTTCGCGTACGACGAGACCGGTCGCCTCACCGCCGTCACGGACCCTCTCGGCAACACGACGACGGTCCGGTGCGACCGGTCCGGGCTCCCCTTGGAGGTCACAGACGCACTCGGCGCGGTGACACGCTACGAGCGTGACGCCTTCGGCAGACCGGTGACGATCACGGACGCGGCGGGAGCCGTGACCCGCCTGGAGTGGGCGATCGAGGGACACCTCGTACGTCGCGCAGCGCCCGACGGCACAAGCGAATCCTGGACGTACGACGGTGAAGGCAACTGCACCACGCACACCGACGCCATGGGCGCCGTCTCCCGCTTCGAGTACACCCACTTCGACCTGCTCGCGGCGCGGACGGGCCCGGACGGCGTGCGCTACAGCTTCGACCACGACGCGGAGCTCCGGCTCACCCAGGTCTCCAACCCCCAGGGCCTGACCTGGACGTACGAGTACGACCCGGCCGGCCGCCTCGTCTCGGAGACGGACTTCGACGACCGGACCCTGACGTACACCCATGACGTCGCGGGCCGACTGTTGTCCCGGACGAACGCCCTCGGCCAGACGACATCTTTCGAGCGCAACGCACTCGGCCAGACGACACTCAAGGACGCGGACGGCCGGATCAGCACGTTCGCCTATGACTTGACGGACCAGCTGGCGGAGGCCACGGGGCCGGACGGATCGGCGCTCACTCTCCTGCGGGACCGCTTCGGCCGCCTGCGTTCGGAAACGGTGAACGGGCGCGTACTGGCGTACTCGTACGATGAGTTGGGACGCCGCAACGGCCGCACGACGCCCACAGGCGCCACGAGCACATGGACGTACGACGCGACAGGACGCCGTACCCAGCTGACGGCTTCCGGTCGGAACATCGACTTCACATACGACGCGGTGGGCCGGGAACTCGCGCGCCAGGTCGGCGAGAACATCACCCTGGCGAACGCCTTCGACGCAATGGGCCGCCTGGCCACCCAGTCAGTCACCTCCACGGCCGACGTGCGCCCGATCCAAATCCAACACCGCGCGTACGCATACCGGGCCGACGGCAATCTCATCGGCATCGACGACCGGCTCTCCGGCCCCCGCACCTTCGACGTCGACGCGGCGGGCCGCGTCACGGCCGTCCACGCCGCGAACTGGACAGAGACGTACGCCTACGACGACGCCGGTAACCAGACAACGGCGTCCTGGCCGACCGACCACCCCGGCCACGAGGCGACGGGACCCCGGATCTACACCGGCACCCGCATCACCAGCGCCGGCAGCGTCCGCTACGAACACGACGCTCTGGGCCGCGTCACGCTCCGCCAGAAGAGGCGTCTCTCCCGCAAGCCGGACACATGGCGCTACGAATGGGACGCGGAGGACCGCCTGACATCGACGGTCACCCCGGACGGCACCCGCTGGCGCTACACATACGACCCACTTGGCCGCCGCACGGCGAAACTCCGTCTGGGTGACGACGGCGAGACGGTCGTCGAACGGGTCGACTTCACCTGGGATGGCACGACGCTCTGCGAACAGACGACGTGGTCACGGGAGTTGCCGGACCCGGTGACGCTCACCTGGGACCACGAGGGGCTACGCCCCATAGCCCAGACAGAACGGATCATTCCTGCCGCCGACGCCTCCCAGGACGAGATCGACTCCCGCTTCTTCGCGATCGTCACGGACCTGGTCGGCACGCCGAGTGAACTGGTCGACGAACAGGGCGAGATCGCATGGCGCACACGGAGCACGCTGTGGGGCACCACAGCGTGGGCCGCAGACAGCACGGCGTATACGCCACTGCGCTTCCCGGGCCAGTATTTCGACCCGGAAACGGGGCTGCATTACAACTATTTTCGACATTATGACCCGGAGACGGCTCGGTATCTCAGCGCTGATCCTCTGGGGCTGACTCCTGCACCCAACCCTTCCACCTACGTCGGAAATCCGCTTTCCGGGACCGATCGACTTGGACTATCTCCTGATGCATGCGCACGGAAAGGTGAGACTCTCTACAGAGGAGACGGGAGATCACCCGACGAGATCAGAAAGAGTGGGGGGTTCATTTCTGTCGCGCCAGGAAGCAATGTCTCCTTGTACGACCACGTCGTTAACCACACGGCAAGCGACTTCATTTCTACATCTCGATCCGCGGACGCAGCACTGAAGTTCAGTAGACCTGGAAGCTACATGTACGAGATAGAGTCACCCCCAGGCGGGATACACGTAAACAACGAACTCGGCCCCCTCAATCCCACCCCGTTCGAAAGGGAGATAGCATTCAAGGGCAAGATTCCATTCGACCGAGTGACTAGAGCATGGAAGCTCGACGAATTCTGGGAACTAGACGAAGAATTGTTGGTATATGTTCGTGAAAACTAA
- a CDS encoding CpaF family protein, producing the protein MSLRSRVTVREEPGPSRDDGLVAVYRAKLLEEIDLAEMSSLAAADRRIRLERVLGHIISREGPVLSSSERSQLVRRVVDEALGLGVLEPLLADASITEIMVNGPDAIFVERAGRVEQLPLRFASQEQLMQTIERIVSTVNRRVDESNPMVDARLPTGERVNVIIPPLSLTGATLTIRRFPRAYTLPELIGLGSLDEQMLMLLSAFVRARFNVIVSGGTGSGKTTLLNALSGLIPPHERIITIEDSAELQLQQDHVIRLESRPPNVEGKGQITIRDLVRNSLRMRPDRIIVGEVRGGETLDMLQAMSTGHDGSLATVHANAAEDALMRLQTLGSMSEVQIPFEALKDQINSAVDVLVQLTRHADGSRKVTEIALLVSHGREQFRISTVSRFVPHPLGHDHRVRGTFEHLPLPRRVAERLYVANEPIPPAFGVLDGIDGRNTREAIG; encoded by the coding sequence ATGAGCCTGCGATCAAGGGTGACGGTCCGCGAGGAGCCCGGCCCTTCCCGCGACGACGGCCTCGTCGCCGTCTACCGCGCGAAGCTCCTGGAGGAGATCGACCTCGCCGAGATGTCGTCGCTCGCGGCGGCCGACCGGCGGATCCGTCTCGAACGCGTCCTCGGCCACATCATCAGCCGCGAGGGCCCGGTCCTCTCCTCCTCCGAGCGCAGCCAGCTGGTCCGCCGCGTCGTCGACGAGGCGCTCGGGCTCGGCGTACTGGAACCCCTCCTCGCCGACGCGTCCATCACCGAGATCATGGTCAACGGCCCGGACGCGATCTTCGTGGAGCGCGCCGGGCGCGTGGAGCAGCTCCCCCTGCGCTTCGCCTCGCAGGAACAGCTCATGCAGACCATCGAGCGCATCGTCTCCACGGTGAACCGGCGCGTCGACGAGTCGAACCCGATGGTCGACGCCCGCCTGCCCACCGGCGAGCGCGTCAACGTGATCATCCCGCCGCTGTCCCTCACCGGCGCCACCCTCACGATCCGCCGCTTCCCGCGCGCCTACACCCTGCCCGAGCTGATCGGCCTCGGCTCGCTGGACGAGCAGATGCTGATGCTGCTGTCCGCGTTCGTCCGCGCCCGCTTCAACGTCATCGTGAGCGGCGGCACGGGCTCCGGGAAGACCACCCTCCTCAACGCGCTCTCCGGCCTCATCCCGCCCCACGAGCGCATCATCACCATCGAGGACTCGGCCGAACTCCAGCTCCAGCAGGACCATGTGATCCGCCTCGAATCGCGGCCCCCGAACGTCGAGGGCAAGGGCCAGATCACCATTCGCGACCTCGTCCGCAACTCCCTGCGCATGCGTCCCGACCGCATCATCGTCGGCGAGGTGCGCGGCGGTGAGACCCTCGACATGCTCCAGGCCATGTCGACCGGCCACGACGGCTCGCTCGCCACCGTCCACGCGAACGCCGCCGAGGACGCCCTCATGCGCCTGCAGACCCTCGGGTCCATGTCCGAGGTGCAGATCCCGTTCGAGGCGCTCAAGGACCAGATCAACTCGGCCGTCGACGTCCTCGTCCAGCTCACCCGGCACGCCGACGGCTCGCGCAAGGTCACCGAGATCGCCCTGCTGGTCTCGCACGGCCGCGAGCAGTTCAGGATCTCGACGGTCTCGCGCTTCGTGCCGCACCCGCTCGGCCACGACCACCGCGTGCGCGGCACCTTCGAGCATCTGCCGCTGCCGCGCCGCGTGGCCGAGCGCCTGTACGTCGCGAACGAGCCGATCCCGCCGGCGTTCGGCGTGCTGGACGGCATCGACGGACGCAACACGAGAGAGGCCATCGGATGA
- a CDS encoding AAA family ATPase — protein MSIRILPAVGDLDAARSLVTLLGQLPDAEPAPPVADSTALLDTLARLAAESLDELPEVVLVHERIGPVPALELIRDLVLRFPAVGVVLATADTSPALLTAAMDSGARGIVGFPLGYDALAERVQAAASWSGGMRRHLGTGGELAITAGTPGGRVITVTGAKGGVGTTVTAVQLALAAQASGRSVALLDLDLQSGDVASYLDVQFRRSVADLAAIRDITPRVLQDAVFTHETGLGLLLAPSDGERGEEVTDRVARQVVQALRSRYDLVVVDCGTQMGSANAAAVELADQALLLVTPDVVAVRAAKRMIRMWDRLQIRKAEETVTVINRHARGSEITASLVERVTGTRVARASVPAGFKELQGAVDAGRMQDLDSRSTVKQALWGLAGELGLVDAAAQESGRRARRRGGDKGAVTLEFAGMFPLLLVVMGLLWQCVLYGYTYSLAGNAADEAARAATSAEAGSGDTAGACQTAGEKNLPGAWQGAAITCGPDGSVMKATVRLEVPVFFPGIDAGWTVKGEAGAAREDDQGVTP, from the coding sequence GTGAGCATCCGTATTCTTCCCGCGGTGGGAGACCTGGACGCCGCCCGGTCCCTGGTCACGCTGCTCGGGCAGCTGCCCGACGCCGAGCCCGCGCCGCCCGTCGCCGACTCCACCGCCCTCCTCGACACCCTCGCCCGGCTCGCCGCCGAGTCGCTCGACGAACTGCCCGAGGTCGTCCTCGTCCACGAGCGGATCGGGCCCGTCCCCGCCCTCGAACTGATCCGGGACCTCGTCCTGCGCTTCCCGGCCGTCGGCGTGGTCCTCGCCACCGCAGACACCAGCCCCGCCCTGCTCACCGCCGCGATGGACTCGGGTGCGCGCGGCATCGTCGGGTTCCCTCTCGGGTACGACGCGCTCGCCGAGCGCGTGCAGGCCGCCGCGTCCTGGTCCGGCGGCATGCGCAGGCACCTCGGCACCGGTGGCGAGCTGGCGATCACAGCCGGCACGCCCGGCGGTCGCGTCATCACCGTCACCGGTGCGAAGGGCGGCGTCGGCACCACCGTCACCGCCGTCCAACTCGCCCTCGCCGCTCAGGCGTCGGGCCGCTCGGTCGCGCTCCTCGACCTCGACCTCCAGTCCGGTGACGTCGCGTCGTACCTGGACGTCCAGTTCCGCCGCTCGGTCGCGGACCTGGCCGCGATCCGCGACATCACCCCGCGCGTCCTCCAGGACGCCGTCTTCACCCACGAGACCGGCCTCGGCCTCCTGCTCGCGCCGTCCGACGGCGAGCGCGGCGAGGAGGTCACCGACCGCGTGGCCCGCCAGGTCGTCCAGGCGCTGCGCAGCCGCTACGACCTCGTGGTCGTCGACTGCGGTACGCAGATGGGGTCCGCGAACGCGGCGGCCGTCGAACTCGCCGACCAGGCACTCCTGTTGGTCACCCCCGACGTCGTCGCCGTACGCGCCGCGAAGCGCATGATCCGTATGTGGGACCGCCTCCAGATCCGCAAGGCCGAGGAGACCGTCACCGTCATCAACCGGCACGCGCGCGGATCCGAGATCACCGCGTCGCTGGTGGAGCGCGTGACGGGCACCCGGGTCGCGCGGGCCAGCGTGCCCGCCGGGTTCAAGGAACTCCAGGGCGCGGTCGACGCGGGCCGTATGCAGGACCTCGACAGCCGGTCGACGGTGAAGCAGGCACTGTGGGGACTCGCGGGCGAGCTGGGCCTGGTCGACGCCGCCGCGCAGGAATCCGGCCGCCGCGCCCGCCGCCGGGGCGGCGACAAGGGCGCGGTCACCCTGGAGTTCGCGGGCATGTTCCCGCTGCTGCTCGTGGTGATGGGCCTGCTGTGGCAGTGCGTCCTGTACGGATACACGTACTCGCTCGCCGGGAACGCGGCGGACGAGGCGGCCAGGGCCGCGACCTCCGCCGAGGCCGGGAGCGGCGACACGGCGGGTGCGTGTCAGACCGCGGGCGAGAAGAATCTGCCCGGCGCGTGGCAAGGCGCCGCCATCACCTGCGGACCCGACGGATCGGTGATGAAGGCGACCGTGCGGCTCGAGGTGCCGGTGTTCTTCCCCGGGATCGACGCCGGGTGGACCGTCAAGGGCGAGGCGGGCGCCGCGAGGGAGGACGACCAGGGGGTCACGCCGTGA
- a CDS encoding chitinase — protein MARATTKPARKRSFLAAALTTLALALTGTATATADPAGTDAAPPAHAVTGYWQNFDNGATVQKLSDVPGDYDIIAVAFADATTTPGAVDFTLDSAGLGGYTEDAFKADIKAKQAAGKSVVISIGGQNGTVSVNDSNSATNFANSVYSLMQEYGFNGVDIDLENGLNSTYMSQALKSLAAKAGSDFVLTMAPQTIDMQSTSGEYFKTALSVKDILTVVNMQYYNSGSMLGCDGKVYSQGSVDFLTALACIQLEGGLAPSQVGLGVPASTSAAGSGYVSPSVVNAALDCLTQGTNCGSFKPSKTYPGLRGAMTWSTNWDASTGNGWSSTVGPHVHGL, from the coding sequence ATGGCACGTGCGACGACGAAACCCGCGCGGAAGCGTTCATTCCTGGCGGCGGCGCTGACCACTCTGGCCCTGGCCCTGACCGGCACGGCGACGGCCACCGCGGACCCCGCCGGGACGGACGCGGCACCCCCGGCCCACGCCGTCACCGGCTACTGGCAGAACTTCGACAACGGCGCGACGGTCCAGAAGCTCAGCGACGTACCGGGCGACTACGACATCATCGCGGTGGCGTTCGCCGACGCGACGACGACGCCGGGCGCGGTCGATTTCACGCTCGACTCGGCGGGCCTCGGCGGCTACACGGAGGACGCGTTCAAGGCGGACATCAAGGCGAAGCAGGCCGCCGGAAAGTCGGTCGTCATCTCGATCGGCGGCCAGAACGGCACCGTCTCCGTCAATGACTCGAATTCCGCGACGAACTTCGCGAACTCGGTCTACTCGCTGATGCAGGAATACGGCTTCAACGGCGTCGACATCGACCTGGAGAACGGCCTGAACTCGACGTACATGTCGCAGGCCCTGAAGTCCCTCGCCGCAAAGGCGGGTTCGGACTTCGTGCTGACGATGGCCCCGCAGACGATAGACATGCAGTCGACGTCGGGCGAGTACTTCAAGACCGCACTGTCCGTTAAGGACATCCTCACGGTCGTCAACATGCAGTACTACAACAGCGGTTCGATGCTCGGCTGCGACGGCAAGGTCTACAGCCAGGGCTCGGTCGACTTCCTGACCGCACTCGCCTGCATCCAGCTGGAGGGCGGCCTGGCCCCCTCCCAGGTAGGCCTGGGAGTCCCGGCCTCCACCAGCGCGGCGGGCAGCGGCTACGTGTCCCCGTCCGTGGTCAACGCGGCCCTGGACTGCCTGACACAGGGCACGAACTGCGGCTCCTTCAAGCCGTCGAAGACGTACCCCGGCCTGCGCGGCGCGATGACGTGGTCGACGAACTGGGACGCGTCGACGGGCAACGGCTGGTCCTCGACGGTGGGCCCACACGTACACGGCCTCTGA
- the cpaB gene encoding Flp pilus assembly protein CpaB has protein sequence MNSRQRRGVILLVISALCAVGAFAGVLSVIRDVNSKVGPEVAAYRLKDDVAPYKELTADRFEKVEMPERWLSKTAVTSLSQIRGKIAVTTLKKGSLLQTDMIVARPQLRDGQQEIAIMIDAETGVAGKITPGSKVNIYATFKAANEKAKDQSKVIVENAEVMDVGKLTPIDEQGGDNGRRRQGEAVPITFALDPADAQRVAYAESFATHVRLALVAAGSDAAVPPGDRSYTLDEDK, from the coding sequence ATGAACTCACGTCAGCGTCGCGGCGTCATCCTGCTGGTCATCTCGGCCCTGTGCGCCGTCGGCGCCTTCGCCGGGGTGCTCTCGGTGATCCGTGACGTGAACTCGAAGGTGGGCCCGGAAGTCGCGGCGTACCGGCTGAAGGACGATGTCGCGCCGTACAAGGAGCTGACGGCCGACCGGTTCGAGAAGGTCGAGATGCCGGAGCGGTGGCTGTCGAAGACCGCCGTGACCAGCCTCAGCCAGATCCGCGGCAAGATCGCCGTCACGACGCTGAAGAAGGGGTCCCTGCTCCAGACCGACATGATCGTCGCCCGGCCCCAACTCAGGGACGGGCAGCAGGAGATCGCCATCATGATCGATGCCGAGACCGGGGTGGCCGGGAAGATCACGCCCGGGTCGAAGGTCAACATCTACGCCACCTTCAAGGCCGCCAACGAGAAGGCCAAGGACCAGTCCAAGGTCATCGTCGAGAACGCGGAGGTCATGGACGTCGGCAAACTCACGCCCATCGACGAACAGGGCGGCGACAACGGCCGGCGCCGGCAGGGCGAGGCCGTGCCGATCACCTTCGCCCTCGACCCCGCCGACGCGCAGCGCGTCGCGTACGCGGAGTCGTTCGCGACCCACGTCCGGCTCGCCCTCGTCGCCGCCGGCAGCGACGCGGCCGTCCCGCCGGGCGACCGCTCGTACACCCTCGACGAGGACAAGTAG
- a CDS encoding pilus assembly protein — translation MAAIQLGLVGYSANQAGSGARAAARVQSQGGDGTGAGQAAMSGWLDADVDAGGGGGDTTTATVTVHVPVLVPFLDDRWDVRRTATMPNDRDPEGG, via the coding sequence ATGGCCGCCATCCAGCTCGGCCTCGTCGGCTACAGCGCGAACCAGGCCGGTTCCGGCGCCAGGGCCGCCGCCCGCGTGCAGTCGCAGGGCGGCGACGGCACCGGCGCCGGGCAGGCCGCGATGAGCGGCTGGCTCGACGCGGACGTCGACGCCGGAGGCGGAGGCGGCGACACGACCACCGCCACCGTCACCGTGCACGTCCCGGTCCTCGTCCCGTTCCTGGACGACCGGTGGGACGTGCGGCGCACCGCCACCATGCCGAACGACCGCGACCCGGAAGGGGGTTGA
- a CDS encoding type II secretion system F family protein, translating into MSDPALIALGATILTCALAVAGLHAYASGRAQRQALVDRLDGLSGAGPHGGASGRVRRFATVDRRLRRTRLGRAIHLRLSATGLDLTAGEFFTYVLAVVVALWLIASAALAPFFGPIAGLVGVWSAVIFLNWQRQKRIEAFINQLPDVARLLANATAAGLALRTSLAMAAEELEAPAGEELSMVADQLALGRTIDDTLGELAARLPSRELVVLVTTLVLANKAGGSVVSSLRNLTQTLEDRKETRREIRTMLSEVNATAFTVPLLGLGSLLLINSSNEGALARVTGSPVGQALILLSLGLYGIGFFVIRRLGKIEV; encoded by the coding sequence ATGAGCGACCCCGCCCTCATCGCCCTCGGCGCCACCATCCTGACCTGCGCACTCGCCGTCGCCGGCCTTCACGCGTACGCGTCCGGGCGCGCGCAGCGCCAGGCCCTCGTCGACCGGCTCGACGGGCTGTCGGGCGCCGGGCCGCACGGCGGTGCCTCCGGTCGCGTACGCCGCTTCGCCACCGTCGACCGCAGGCTGCGCCGCACCCGGCTCGGCCGCGCCATCCATCTGCGCCTGTCCGCGACGGGGCTGGACCTGACGGCGGGGGAGTTCTTCACGTACGTACTCGCCGTGGTCGTCGCCCTCTGGCTGATCGCGTCGGCCGCCCTCGCGCCCTTCTTCGGGCCGATCGCGGGGCTGGTCGGTGTGTGGAGCGCGGTGATCTTCCTCAACTGGCAGCGGCAGAAACGCATCGAGGCGTTCATCAATCAGCTCCCGGACGTGGCACGCCTCCTGGCCAACGCCACCGCCGCCGGGCTCGCCCTGCGTACGTCCCTCGCGATGGCCGCGGAGGAGCTGGAGGCGCCCGCGGGCGAGGAGCTGTCCATGGTCGCCGACCAGCTCGCGCTCGGCCGCACCATCGACGACACCCTCGGCGAGCTCGCCGCACGCCTCCCGTCCCGCGAACTCGTCGTCCTGGTCACGACCCTCGTCCTCGCCAACAAGGCGGGCGGCTCGGTCGTGTCGTCCCTGCGGAACCTCACCCAGACCCTGGAGGACCGCAAGGAGACCCGGCGCGAGATCCGCACGATGCTCTCCGAGGTCAACGCGACCGCGTTCACCGTGCCGCTCCTCGGCCTCGGCTCGTTGCTCCTGATCAACTCGTCGAACGAGGGAGCGCTGGCCAGAGTGACGGGATCGCCGGTCGGCCAGGCGCTGATCCTTCTCTCGCTCGGCCTGTACGGGATCGGGTTCTTCGTGATCCGCCGGCTCGGGAAGATCGAGGTCTGA